The Nitrospira sp. KM1 genome includes a window with the following:
- a CDS encoding cytochrome ubiquinol oxidase subunit I — translation MKTWQRGLLALFALVALWGGTAYAQAPGAPPVEFPYTGNRTAVWIVAQLHILFAGFILGAPIFVVISEWLGYRKQDPRYDRLAKEVTKVTVILYSMTALTGGLFIFVLLATYPQFTTWLINHFFIVFAVIYPLLFIGETFVLYMYFYTWDAWKGNKKARHIALGVLLNLIGTITLFVIDGPTSFMNTPVKAEGISPQEFLATATIWDKIFNYSWMPLNLHRLVGNVTFGGFVAGLIAAYMYMGADKEEERSYYDWMGFVGNLIGVGALLFLPFMGYLLAYELCDYDASICPYMMADQLSMFFEMQGAMIGLIFLASNYYIWLSMKRIEGVEKVRMTILAPIVMIALPLIMTKVLTDYPAPDPTSLVFLLPLLLAPVILGRFIPVTVSARTVIKVGFLMVVVGNAIWMTPHGFVPTGAKLVAELELPSDWNFLALMPAKNSAAFTLVFVTVVNYVIYNRAISQGTIVWGRIDFVSQFVLIFLAFSAIWTMGLMGAVRSLLRKYFHTYNLLPDFTAESFTPTLSYSAWWITAITVVFYGVVSFAILVTLRASHPKDHVPEGSPVPAGAK, via the coding sequence ATGAAAACCTGGCAGCGCGGTCTCTTAGCATTGTTTGCGCTCGTGGCGTTGTGGGGAGGCACAGCCTATGCGCAGGCTCCCGGCGCCCCACCGGTTGAGTTTCCCTATACGGGAAACCGGACCGCCGTCTGGATCGTCGCCCAACTGCACATTCTCTTCGCCGGCTTTATTCTGGGCGCCCCGATCTTCGTCGTGATTTCCGAATGGCTCGGCTATCGGAAGCAGGATCCCCGGTACGACAGGTTGGCGAAGGAAGTCACCAAGGTAACCGTCATTTTGTACAGTATGACGGCGCTGACGGGTGGGCTGTTTATCTTTGTCCTCCTGGCCACCTATCCGCAATTCACGACGTGGCTCATCAATCACTTCTTCATCGTGTTTGCAGTCATCTACCCGCTGCTCTTCATCGGGGAGACATTCGTCCTGTACATGTATTTCTACACCTGGGATGCGTGGAAGGGGAATAAGAAAGCCCGTCATATCGCGCTCGGTGTGCTGTTGAACCTGATTGGAACGATTACGCTGTTCGTGATCGACGGGCCGACCTCGTTCATGAACACCCCCGTCAAAGCGGAGGGCATTTCGCCGCAAGAATTTCTTGCGACGGCCACGATCTGGGACAAGATTTTCAATTACAGCTGGATGCCTCTCAACTTGCACCGTCTTGTCGGGAATGTGACGTTCGGAGGATTCGTCGCCGGCCTCATCGCCGCCTACATGTACATGGGGGCGGACAAAGAGGAAGAGCGTTCCTACTATGACTGGATGGGGTTCGTCGGCAATCTAATCGGTGTCGGTGCGCTGTTGTTCCTTCCTTTCATGGGCTACCTCCTTGCCTACGAACTCTGTGACTATGACGCCTCCATCTGTCCGTATATGATGGCCGATCAGCTCTCGATGTTCTTTGAAATGCAGGGCGCCATGATCGGACTCATCTTTTTGGCCAGCAACTATTACATCTGGTTGAGCATGAAGCGGATCGAAGGCGTCGAGAAAGTCCGTATGACCATTCTCGCGCCTATCGTCATGATTGCGCTGCCTCTGATCATGACCAAAGTCCTCACCGACTATCCGGCCCCGGATCCAACGTCGCTCGTCTTCTTGCTCCCGCTCCTCTTAGCGCCTGTCATCCTCGGCAGGTTCATTCCTGTGACAGTTTCCGCCCGCACCGTCATCAAAGTGGGATTCTTGATGGTCGTGGTCGGCAACGCCATCTGGATGACTCCCCACGGCTTTGTGCCAACGGGAGCGAAGCTCGTCGCCGAGCTGGAGTTGCCGTCCGACTGGAATTTTCTGGCCCTGATGCCGGCGAAAAACTCCGCAGCGTTCACGCTGGTGTTTGTCACCGTCGTCAATTATGTGATTTATAACCGGGCCATCAGCCAGGGGACCATTGTTTGGGGACGAATCGATTTCGTCTCACAGTTCGTCCTGATCTTCCTTGCATTCAGCGCGATTTGGACCATGGGATTGATGGGCGCCGTGCGCTCGCTCCTGCGGAAGTACTTCCATACATATAACCTGTTGCCCGATTTCACGGCGGAATCATTCACGCCGACATTATCCTATTCGGCCTGGTGGATTACTGCCATCACCGTCGTCTTTTACGGCGTCGTCAGCTTTGCGATTTTGGTCACCTTACGGGCATCACATCCCAAAGACCACGTTCCGGAAGGGAGCCCCGTTCCTGCCGGAGCCAAGTAG
- a CDS encoding cytochrome c, protein MGKAMLKIVTGLVIGVVLWVVTMALEFPPVFRWLFFGYAMLGTVVFLILDAPNLKPMSGVKAVGALLVFYAVMCTVYIAGASLWPQYDPEDEKGKIDKILKPKRAATEQGKADELIARAKALDEQAKALAERIKALGGDQASGAQAAGGPGAPPSTTGAAGGDILKIGEDQWQLQECYNCHKLKGEGGKKRGPELDNIGSYLTVDDIKQKILDPKSWMAEGFEKEFEKGKMPDKYKDLMEEKDVVALATWLVTFKDTSVNTPKPIKKK, encoded by the coding sequence ATGGGTAAGGCAATGTTGAAGATCGTCACGGGTTTGGTCATCGGTGTCGTGCTGTGGGTCGTCACAATGGCACTGGAATTCCCGCCGGTGTTCCGCTGGCTGTTTTTTGGCTATGCCATGCTGGGGACCGTCGTGTTTTTGATTCTCGACGCGCCGAATCTGAAGCCGATGAGCGGGGTCAAGGCGGTCGGGGCATTGCTGGTCTTTTACGCCGTCATGTGTACGGTCTACATCGCCGGAGCTTCATTGTGGCCGCAGTACGATCCGGAAGACGAAAAGGGAAAGATCGACAAAATCCTCAAGCCCAAACGCGCTGCGACTGAGCAAGGGAAGGCCGACGAGTTGATCGCCCGTGCCAAGGCGCTCGATGAGCAGGCCAAGGCATTGGCGGAACGGATCAAGGCGCTGGGCGGCGATCAAGCTTCCGGTGCTCAGGCGGCCGGGGGGCCGGGGGCCCCGCCCTCAACGACGGGTGCGGCCGGTGGCGATATTCTCAAAATCGGTGAAGATCAGTGGCAACTGCAAGAATGTTACAACTGCCACAAGCTCAAGGGTGAAGGTGGAAAGAAGCGGGGTCCCGAGCTCGACAATATCGGCAGCTACCTGACCGTCGACGATATCAAGCAGAAAATTCTCGATCCGAAAAGCTGGATGGCCGAAGGATTCGAGAAGGAGTTTGAAAAAGGCAAAATGCCGGACAAGTACAAGGACCTCATGGAAGAGAAGGACGTGGTGGCTCTTGCCACCTGGCTCGTGACCTTCAAGGATACGTCGGTGAACACGCCGAAACCCATCAAGAAAAAATAG
- a CDS encoding ubiquinol-cytochrome c reductase iron-sulfur subunit, with translation MQPQLKSKVRCTDREIGEVTKVVVDPLSHEISHIVVSMNGSGERQVAMASVRHVTEGTVELGTASTDVLSLPPFKRDDYVTTHEVEIAHLEEKVHVTPGEVLVPFPELEKNVKRRTFFMNFTHAIGFLIGLPIAFPILRYLMKPMYVPFDNSWLKIGNVGKIKQNDIGVQFKYKRKVKEAYMPEAEIEKNVWILKATPAVLEQVYQGKDMEFRNASGLPVWTNKKDIPYVAFSGKCPHLGCGYKWRQHKVLGQVFLCPCHLSIYDAAGKVLDGPAPRPLDSLPIKVSAGGDVEIIDMEFKAGTKAQIRII, from the coding sequence ATGCAGCCACAACTCAAATCCAAAGTTCGGTGTACGGATCGTGAAATCGGTGAAGTGACGAAGGTCGTCGTCGATCCGCTCTCGCACGAAATCAGCCACATCGTCGTCTCCATGAACGGAAGCGGCGAGCGTCAGGTCGCCATGGCTTCTGTCCGTCATGTGACGGAGGGAACGGTGGAACTGGGGACGGCTTCGACGGACGTGTTGTCGCTTCCCCCGTTCAAGCGTGACGATTACGTCACCACGCACGAAGTCGAAATCGCCCATCTCGAGGAAAAAGTGCATGTGACCCCCGGCGAAGTGCTGGTGCCATTCCCCGAGCTGGAGAAGAACGTCAAGCGCCGGACGTTCTTCATGAACTTCACCCATGCCATCGGCTTCCTCATTGGGTTGCCCATCGCCTTCCCGATCCTTCGGTACCTCATGAAGCCGATGTATGTGCCGTTCGACAACAGTTGGCTCAAGATCGGTAATGTCGGCAAGATCAAACAAAACGATATCGGTGTCCAGTTCAAATACAAGCGCAAAGTCAAAGAAGCGTACATGCCGGAAGCCGAAATCGAAAAAAACGTCTGGATACTGAAAGCCACGCCGGCCGTACTTGAACAGGTGTATCAAGGCAAGGACATGGAGTTCCGGAATGCGTCGGGTTTGCCCGTCTGGACCAATAAGAAAGACATTCCCTACGTCGCGTTTTCCGGCAAATGTCCTCATCTCGGGTGTGGATACAAGTGGCGGCAGCATAAGGTGCTCGGTCAGGTGTTTCTCTGTCCATGCCATTTGAGCATCTACGATGCTGCGGGAAAAGTACTCGACGGCCCGGCTCCGCGACCGCTCGATTCGTTGCCGATCAAAGTGTCGGCCGGCGGAGACGTCGAAATCATCGACATGGAATTCAAGGCGGGCACCAAAGCCCAGATCCGGATCATCTAG
- a CDS encoding cytochrome bc complex cytochrome b subunit, giving the protein MEHSSIPSTQPTVIEKVVAFIDERVGLKQMQAKMLNEPVPGGSRWAYVFGSVLLFIFIMQALTGILLMFYYVPTADHAYASTQYIIHDVDYGWFLLSYHFWGSTAMVVCVFAHMSQVFLWGAYKAPREMIWLVGLALFGVVMGFGFTGYLLPWDQRAYWATTVGVEIMDKTPVLGDFMARFLKGGPTPGQMTLSRFFVIHVMILPAALMGLAGLHLFLFRAAGPAGPFRGSVEEIKAKTDYFFPRQIWKDIVGMAVVFASICALAFWEPVVLLEEATPDPGDYHPEPEWYFLFLFQLLRLKIFSGEFGQFLGAIAVPGAFMALLAALPFIDRDPERNIFKRPIALIGWIVVMVTILLFTVSAIINREFLD; this is encoded by the coding sequence ATGGAACATTCGTCGATTCCAAGCACCCAGCCGACCGTCATCGAAAAGGTGGTGGCCTTTATTGACGAGCGGGTTGGCCTGAAGCAGATGCAGGCGAAGATGTTGAATGAGCCGGTCCCTGGGGGATCTCGCTGGGCCTACGTCTTCGGCTCGGTCCTGCTCTTCATCTTCATCATGCAGGCGCTGACCGGCATCTTGTTGATGTTCTACTACGTGCCGACTGCGGATCACGCCTATGCCAGCACGCAGTACATCATCCACGATGTGGACTATGGGTGGTTCCTGCTGAGTTATCACTTTTGGGGTTCAACCGCCATGGTCGTCTGCGTATTTGCCCATATGTCTCAGGTGTTTCTCTGGGGGGCATACAAAGCTCCCCGTGAAATGATCTGGCTTGTCGGCCTGGCATTATTCGGGGTCGTGATGGGATTCGGTTTCACCGGCTATTTGCTCCCCTGGGATCAGCGCGCCTATTGGGCCACGACGGTAGGCGTCGAAATCATGGACAAGACGCCGGTTCTGGGCGACTTCATGGCCCGCTTCCTCAAGGGCGGTCCCACGCCGGGCCAGATGACGCTGAGCCGGTTCTTCGTCATCCATGTCATGATCTTGCCGGCCGCCTTGATGGGGCTGGCAGGCTTGCACCTCTTCCTCTTCCGGGCGGCGGGACCGGCCGGTCCGTTCCGTGGCTCCGTTGAAGAGATCAAGGCCAAGACGGATTACTTTTTCCCGCGTCAGATCTGGAAGGATATCGTCGGCATGGCCGTCGTGTTCGCGAGCATCTGCGCGCTCGCGTTCTGGGAGCCGGTCGTGCTCCTGGAGGAAGCAACGCCGGATCCCGGCGACTATCATCCGGAACCGGAATGGTACTTCCTTTTCCTGTTCCAGCTGCTGCGGCTGAAGATTTTTTCTGGGGAGTTCGGTCAGTTCCTGGGCGCCATTGCCGTGCCGGGTGCATTCATGGCGTTGCTCGCGGCTTTGCCGTTCATCGATCGGGATCCCGAACGAAACATTTTCAAACGTCCGATCGCGCTGATCGGATGGATCGTCGTGATGGTCACCATTTTATTGTTTACCGTATCCGCAATCATCAACCGGGAATTCTTGGACTGA
- a CDS encoding cytochrome ubiquinol oxidase subunit I yields the protein MRHQGGMIQRLLRALDGPGRWLPGLLLGAGILALPSLGFAAEGTQAGPTEYRDIPGIGSRNLVWIIAQLHLLLAGFVLGVPIFAWLCEVVGWKGGEKRYDKLAKEFTKLLTSAYATTALFGGILLFLLIAFYPKLMNYLTDIFFPSFIFYCILFLLETATLYLYWYGWDAMQDGNKKTFHIFLGFLLNFFAFFIMIVPNSWATFQASPVVIAEGTDLQRAWAATWNPTWWPVNIHRLIANVVLGGYICGAYAGIRYLSARNAEERDHYDWMGYVGNFIGVFGLLPLPFAGYWLMREIYQYNQQMGITLMGGFLSWLFILQAMLIGVLFLGSNYYFWLGITHRIPGSEMKYRKPIMTMLIILLLCLGVWMTPHSLVASLEEARKMGGTHHPLLGVFGVMSAKMTVANLMILVTFMSFIMYWRAGKQETATWAKVARSVMGGVLVLAGIAVIVLGVWGYFVPAIIRINYFSTSQVLIVLFVMLTITPLTALLLKSAKTTTEMVWGRMPPRAGYALVLNSVMVILLMTLMGYARSSSRVHWHIYGVMRDSSQYAFSPALGYAAAFMALNTFLFCMLVAFIFWVATMGDKAKGGHTSDKAELPHGIPAMAGGAPDRDRA from the coding sequence ATGCGACACCAGGGCGGAATGATTCAGCGGCTGCTCCGAGCCCTCGATGGTCCCGGCAGATGGCTTCCGGGTCTGTTGCTTGGCGCTGGGATTCTCGCGCTTCCCTCTCTGGGGTTTGCGGCAGAAGGGACCCAGGCCGGTCCGACCGAATATCGCGACATTCCGGGGATCGGCAGCCGGAATCTCGTCTGGATCATCGCACAACTCCATCTGCTGCTGGCGGGATTCGTGCTGGGCGTTCCAATTTTCGCCTGGCTCTGCGAAGTCGTGGGCTGGAAGGGTGGGGAGAAACGGTATGACAAACTCGCCAAGGAGTTCACGAAGCTTCTGACGTCCGCCTATGCCACGACCGCATTGTTCGGCGGCATTCTCCTGTTTCTCCTGATCGCGTTTTACCCCAAACTCATGAATTATCTGACGGATATTTTTTTCCCGTCGTTCATTTTCTATTGCATCCTCTTCCTGCTTGAGACGGCTACACTCTATCTCTACTGGTACGGGTGGGATGCGATGCAGGACGGCAACAAGAAGACCTTCCACATCTTCTTGGGCTTTCTCCTGAACTTTTTTGCCTTCTTTATCATGATCGTGCCGAACTCCTGGGCCACGTTCCAGGCCAGTCCGGTCGTGATCGCGGAGGGCACAGACCTCCAGCGAGCCTGGGCGGCGACCTGGAATCCCACCTGGTGGCCCGTCAACATCCACCGGTTGATCGCCAACGTCGTGCTGGGCGGATACATTTGCGGCGCCTATGCGGGCATCCGATATCTGTCGGCGAGAAATGCAGAAGAGCGGGACCATTATGACTGGATGGGATACGTCGGCAATTTTATCGGCGTCTTCGGTCTACTCCCGCTCCCGTTCGCCGGCTACTGGTTGATGCGCGAAATCTATCAGTACAATCAGCAGATGGGCATCACCCTGATGGGCGGATTCCTCTCCTGGCTCTTCATCCTGCAGGCCATGCTGATCGGCGTGTTGTTCCTCGGGTCCAATTATTATTTCTGGCTCGGGATCACGCATCGCATTCCGGGCTCCGAAATGAAATATCGCAAACCGATCATGACCATGCTGATCATCCTGCTTCTGTGTCTGGGAGTGTGGATGACGCCGCACTCGCTCGTCGCCAGCCTGGAGGAAGCGAGAAAGATGGGCGGGACGCACCATCCCCTGCTCGGGGTGTTCGGAGTCATGTCCGCCAAGATGACAGTGGCCAACCTCATGATTCTCGTCACGTTTATGAGCTTCATCATGTATTGGCGCGCGGGCAAACAGGAAACCGCCACGTGGGCCAAGGTGGCCAGGTCAGTCATGGGCGGAGTGCTTGTGCTTGCAGGTATCGCCGTGATCGTACTGGGTGTGTGGGGCTATTTCGTTCCGGCCATCATCCGCATCAATTATTTCTCGACCTCGCAGGTGCTCATCGTACTGTTCGTCATGCTGACGATCACGCCACTGACGGCACTTCTGCTCAAGAGCGCGAAGACGACCACGGAGATGGTGTGGGGACGGATGCCGCCACGGGCCGGTTATGCGCTTGTATTGAATTCCGTCATGGTCATTCTTTTGATGACGCTGATGGGCTATGCGCGTTCGTCGTCACGAGTTCATTGGCACATCTACGGTGTCATGCGAGACTCGTCGCAGTATGCTTTTTCACCGGCGCTCGGATATGCGGCCGCCTTCATGGCGTTGAATACGTTTCTCTTCTGCATGCTCGTGGCATTTATCTTCTGGGTCGCGACGATGGGTGACAAGGCCAAAGGCGGTCATACGAGTGACAAGGCTGAGCTGCCCCACGGCATTCCCGCCATGGCCGGCGGGGCGCCCGATCGTGACCGAGCATGA
- a CDS encoding cytochrome c: MSEVAMLQLIGLLVVCTGISILLFIRAQFARVIGFVAIVLGLFSLVALAVPQMASLPPAEEKFDIATVKTPTDMAAIGQKIFFSKGQCALCHSIGPSESARCPDLKGIGAKLSREFIFESLTQPQAYIYLDYRHEGPPKEYPARMPYINKNPIGLSKNEILSVIAFLQQMSGEPISVSPSELEVPGQSPAAPVKAAVEVPVTVAHAR, translated from the coding sequence ATGAGCGAAGTCGCAATGCTGCAGTTGATCGGGCTCTTGGTCGTCTGCACGGGAATCAGCATCCTGCTCTTCATCCGTGCCCAGTTCGCCAGGGTCATCGGATTCGTGGCCATTGTCCTGGGCCTGTTTTCTCTGGTCGCGCTGGCCGTTCCTCAGATGGCGTCGCTGCCTCCCGCGGAGGAAAAGTTCGACATTGCCACCGTGAAAACCCCGACGGATATGGCGGCCATCGGTCAAAAGATCTTTTTCAGCAAAGGCCAATGCGCGCTCTGTCATTCCATCGGTCCGAGTGAATCAGCCCGCTGTCCGGACTTGAAAGGCATCGGCGCCAAGCTGAGCCGGGAATTCATCTTCGAGAGCCTCACGCAGCCGCAAGCGTATATCTACCTGGACTACCGGCACGAAGGCCCGCCGAAGGAGTACCCGGCGCGCATGCCGTACATCAACAAGAATCCGATCGGCCTCTCCAAGAACGAGATCCTGTCCGTGATCGCATTCCTGCAGCAGATGAGCGGGGAGCCGATTTCCGTCAGTCCGTCAGAACTCGAAGTGCCGGGACAGTCTCCCGCCGCACCGGTCAAGGCCGCGGTAGAAGTTCCTGTCACCGTCGCACACGCACGTTGA
- a CDS encoding cytochrome c: MGGPLVKPVILIGVVYLLLKFVVPNIPGSAPLPSSLIFLYLMLVTSGIVIFATMSGESKDAFWGPIQRFLTGENIGALQTARYGVLILFPLLVGWQTYGSTAVSDQPPAENRTIHPAPPGEYTGLSNPVSKTPDNIMQGKGFYAAFCSPCHGGNFDGKGPAARGFNPPPANFSDPTTIAMLQESYLFWRIKKGGVGLPIEGMPWKSAMPRWEVELPDEWIWKIIMGEYDGAHQSPRTWE, from the coding sequence ATGGGTGGCCCATTAGTCAAACCCGTGATTCTGATCGGAGTGGTGTATCTGCTCCTGAAGTTTGTGGTGCCGAATATTCCAGGCTCCGCTCCGCTGCCATCCAGTCTGATCTTTCTGTACCTCATGCTGGTCACCTCCGGGATCGTGATCTTTGCCACGATGAGCGGCGAATCCAAGGATGCCTTTTGGGGACCGATTCAGCGATTCCTGACCGGCGAGAACATCGGCGCGTTGCAAACGGCCCGCTACGGGGTCTTGATTCTCTTTCCGCTGCTCGTCGGTTGGCAGACCTACGGAAGCACGGCGGTCAGCGATCAGCCTCCGGCGGAAAACCGGACCATTCATCCTGCGCCTCCCGGTGAATACACGGGCCTTTCAAACCCCGTCTCGAAGACTCCGGACAACATCATGCAGGGCAAGGGGTTCTATGCGGCCTTCTGTTCTCCGTGCCACGGCGGAAATTTCGATGGAAAGGGACCCGCGGCGCGCGGGTTCAATCCTCCTCCGGCGAATTTTTCCGATCCGACGACCATCGCCATGCTTCAGGAAAGCTATCTCTTCTGGCGTATCAAGAAGGGCGGGGTCGGTCTGCCGATCGAGGGCATGCCCTGGAAATCCGCAATGCCCCGATGGGAAGTCGAACTGCCGGATGAATGGATCTGGAAGATCATCATGGGCGAATACGACGGAGCCCATCAGTCCCCGAGAACGTGGGAGTAA
- a CDS encoding ethylbenzene dehydrogenase-related protein, translating into MTRVKPRPVTTFKIASAGAAFACLLAGAVPVLAQESVAVRAPLAKGALPVDDPNAAAWSSAPQAQFPMSPQVHWQNRIQEVTVKDVKVRALHDGTQVAFLLEYEDPTEDPDDAAALEFMVGELKAHFAHGQPMSQVEGGPVNIWFWKNKANKAVDMNAKGFGTLKTQSHQDVTAKGVYSNGTWKVVFSRALSNEHVDEDTQVKPGEFINIAFAVWDGKKNGAGELQEKGSQKAVSSWWYFRAEPPPDYSGYLYAAMAIAVAVGFQFVLIRKLKKGQSA; encoded by the coding sequence ATGACACGGGTAAAGCCGCGGCCAGTGACCACTTTCAAGATAGCGTCGGCAGGTGCAGCATTCGCATGCCTTCTGGCCGGAGCCGTTCCTGTGCTTGCGCAAGAAAGCGTTGCGGTTCGCGCCCCGTTGGCCAAAGGTGCGCTGCCGGTCGATGATCCAAACGCCGCTGCCTGGAGCAGCGCCCCGCAGGCGCAATTCCCCATGTCGCCACAGGTACATTGGCAGAACCGTATCCAAGAAGTCACGGTCAAGGATGTCAAGGTCCGTGCGCTGCACGATGGCACACAGGTCGCGTTTCTGCTCGAGTATGAGGATCCCACGGAAGATCCGGACGATGCCGCTGCGCTCGAATTCATGGTCGGCGAGTTGAAAGCCCACTTCGCCCATGGCCAGCCGATGTCCCAGGTCGAAGGCGGTCCGGTGAACATCTGGTTCTGGAAGAATAAGGCGAACAAAGCCGTTGACATGAACGCCAAAGGGTTCGGCACGCTCAAGACGCAATCCCATCAAGATGTGACGGCGAAGGGGGTGTACTCCAACGGAACATGGAAAGTGGTCTTCTCCCGTGCGCTCTCCAACGAGCATGTCGATGAAGATACGCAGGTCAAGCCGGGAGAATTCATCAACATCGCTTTCGCAGTGTGGGACGGTAAAAAGAACGGCGCCGGTGAACTACAGGAAAAGGGGTCACAGAAAGCGGTCTCCTCCTGGTGGTATTTCCGTGCAGAGCCGCCACCGGATTACTCAGGCTATCTTTATGCGGCGATGGCCATTGCCGTGGCGGTCGGATTTCAGTTTGTCCTGATCCGCAAACTGAAGAAAGGGCAGTCAGCATGA
- a CDS encoding c-type cytochrome, with the protein MKAARLQVMGAVAGLIGVWGMVAGGCASEQQKKGHELYAHYCLHCHGENGRQNEGFNWSSMPDPKPKDLSNKSEMSTFKDEDIFNTVSRDMKDTSPGGDKIGDDDFAVPTMPTFKYTLSEEEIWAIVGYVRTLHGMKLEFKVEERKKELAEALKSAQTKFDESKAAYEAAEKKASEEAEKKSAALKKDVDVDESSYAKEQEAMGKAKKELDAAQMAVTNFTSRPGKGTSVARPDLPVKGDLTAVQDLGKRLYFNKYGCNGCHSIGEDGGKVGPALDRAGFRLNGTWIYRWVKNPQAMKPETRMPALGLSDADAKAVTIYLGTLRAPRAEPASDKPAS; encoded by the coding sequence ATGAAGGCGGCAAGGCTTCAAGTCATGGGAGCGGTGGCCGGCCTGATCGGCGTGTGGGGTATGGTCGCCGGTGGCTGCGCGAGCGAGCAGCAGAAAAAGGGGCACGAACTCTATGCCCATTACTGCCTGCATTGTCACGGAGAAAACGGCCGTCAGAACGAAGGGTTCAATTGGTCCTCGATGCCGGATCCCAAGCCGAAGGATTTGTCCAATAAGTCGGAGATGAGTACGTTCAAGGACGAGGACATCTTCAACACCGTGTCGCGCGACATGAAGGATACCAGCCCGGGCGGTGACAAGATCGGCGATGACGATTTCGCTGTCCCGACGATGCCGACCTTCAAGTACACGCTCTCAGAAGAGGAGATCTGGGCCATCGTCGGGTATGTGCGCACGCTTCACGGCATGAAGTTGGAATTCAAAGTCGAGGAGCGGAAGAAGGAGTTGGCAGAGGCGCTGAAGTCCGCCCAGACAAAGTTCGATGAGTCGAAGGCGGCCTATGAGGCGGCGGAAAAGAAAGCAAGCGAAGAAGCGGAAAAGAAAAGCGCCGCGCTCAAAAAAGACGTCGATGTCGACGAGTCTTCCTATGCCAAAGAACAGGAAGCCATGGGCAAAGCGAAGAAAGAATTGGACGCGGCCCAGATGGCGGTGACCAATTTCACGAGCAGACCGGGCAAAGGCACGAGCGTGGCCAGGCCGGATCTTCCTGTCAAAGGTGATCTGACGGCTGTGCAGGATCTTGGCAAGCGACTGTATTTCAATAAGTATGGTTGCAACGGTTGTCACAGCATCGGCGAAGATGGCGGTAAAGTCGGTCCGGCTCTCGACCGTGCCGGATTCCGCCTCAACGGCACCTGGATCTATCGATGGGTCAAGAATCCACAGGCGATGAAGCCCGAGACGCGCATGCCGGCCCTCGGACTCAGCGACGCGGATGCCAAGGCCGTGACAATTTATCTGGGAACGTTGCGTGCGCCGAGAGCCGAACCGGCGAGCGACAAACCCGCGAGCTGA
- the ubiA gene encoding 4-hydroxybenzoate octaprenyltransferase, with product MPAEFPSESIRPSVLPSWSAVARLIRLQSQTGTLLLLLPTWWSLILASRGVPPWKLLAIFSLGSFLMRSAGVVLNDLADRSFDRHVSRTRLRPLASGEMTVKQATAIAAVLVAAAAGLVLLLNPLAMLLSPIALLLAALYPFAKRIIHVPQTMLGIAFGWGTIMAWAAARETLDSPAWLVFAATVFWAIGYDTIYALQDVEDDLRIGVKSSALFFGRISWIAVGVALAAMLFLLGLAGWMSAIGRSFFVVLAGLSLVCLGQVFQLRTALSPSRAFELFHRHVWFGSVIAAGLLTGFYL from the coding sequence ATGCCTGCAGAGTTTCCGTCTGAATCTATCAGACCTTCGGTCCTGCCATCCTGGTCTGCGGTTGCTCGCTTGATCCGTCTTCAGAGCCAGACCGGGACTCTCCTTCTGTTGCTGCCGACATGGTGGTCGCTCATCCTTGCCTCCCGGGGCGTTCCTCCATGGAAACTGCTCGCAATCTTCTCACTCGGCTCGTTCCTTATGCGCAGCGCTGGTGTCGTGCTGAATGATCTTGCCGACCGCTCGTTCGACCGGCACGTCTCAAGGACCCGCTTACGACCATTAGCCTCCGGTGAAATGACGGTGAAACAGGCGACGGCGATCGCCGCCGTCCTGGTGGCCGCCGCCGCCGGGCTGGTGCTGCTTCTCAATCCCCTTGCCATGCTCTTGAGTCCGATCGCACTGCTGCTCGCGGCACTGTACCCGTTTGCCAAGCGGATCATTCATGTGCCGCAGACGATGCTCGGCATCGCGTTCGGTTGGGGAACGATCATGGCATGGGCCGCCGCTCGCGAAACGCTCGACAGTCCGGCATGGCTCGTATTTGCCGCAACCGTCTTCTGGGCCATTGGTTACGATACGATCTACGCGCTACAGGACGTGGAGGACGATCTCCGCATCGGCGTGAAATCATCGGCCTTGTTCTTCGGACGGATCTCATGGATCGCGGTCGGCGTGGCACTGGCCGCGATGTTATTTCTGCTGGGACTGGCCGGCTGGATGTCGGCTATCGGGCGGAGTTTCTTCGTCGTACTCGCAGGCCTCAGCCTGGTATGCCTCGGACAGGTCTTTCAACTGAGAACCGCGCTCTCACCCTCACGTGCGTTTGAACTGTTTCACCGGCACGTATGGTTCGGTTCGGTCATTGCGGCTGGACTGCTGACCGGGTTCTATCTGTAA